One genomic region from Nilaparvata lugens isolate BPH chromosome 3, ASM1435652v1, whole genome shotgun sequence encodes:
- the LOC120350339 gene encoding protein asteroid-like, with protein MGVRGLTTFMAKNEELMEKYKLHDTFVIIDGNSLSCQLFTKYANSECFAFGGDYDRFAQHVKDFFLMFSKCNVKSVVVFDGGCEEKKLETILKRAKEKTVQLENILPASSLPSAVFPYLMRRVFREVLLEIGVPMVQCDFEADQEIAALGIKYNCPILSYDSDFFISGAKYIPIPTIEHEARTSVSNQFFIYCEIFRVENLLKRYRGLEMSMLPLLSALAGNDYVETHQFEKFYSQLGIGQRFPAHMRVDSVLHWLRRVGDFDSARRKILRTIGANDQSFVSKKIEETIESCNCKNLTVESYLPSIIIGHSSKPDLCNLGTNQVQGNVQTISQVESAIKFPDWLLNSCRKGLINSSVIEIFTLKTCISNPQVEDFSLTPCHEVSIPLIMALIRIIHGEGKVTVDYWGRLNKTSFGKYRLQSSNIAYPNLENSLELSIENKTSMFLKLLNVPADFCVDIFPDEWKLYLCTIIYWMKKTTVPLITDAHVMSLVLCMIALNIIDGKLGFVREVSQFLKSYRNKWPSISPLTSHRDLKDLLLQIDENDCILCFDSFLKFQHLNQNLISNPALFSRSIIHAFAQLQSCLHYSMIINSIMNFPFKQCVVHKLFSGTFIYNVYSEIISHKNAEEVPKKLLCKSPKLFKVYRTLVSAICRPTPTIASSTATHHKRSKKEER; from the exons ATGGGAGTTCGTGGTCTCACAACATTCATGGCTAAAAATGAGGAgcttatggaaaaatataagCTGCACGATACGTTCGTTATTATCGATGGAAACAGTTTATCATGTCAACTATTCACCAAGTATGCCAATAGCGAATGTTTTGCTTTTGGAGGTGACTATGACAGATTCGCGCAACATGTTAAAGATTTTTTCCTAATGTTTTCCAAGTGCAATGTGAAGTCAGTTGTAGTCTTTGATGGTGGATGTGAGGAGAAAAAATTGGAAACGATTTTAAAAAGGGCAAAAGAAAAAACGGTTCAGCTGGAAAACATTTTGCCCGCTTCTAGCTTACCTTCAGCCGTGTTTCCATACCTCATGAGGCGTGTATTCAGAGAAGTGTTATTGGAAATTGGTGTGCCAATGGTTCAATGTGACTTCGAAGCCGACCAGGAGATAGCTGCGTTGGGCATCAAGTACAACTGCCCCATCCTCAGTTATGACTCCGATTTCTTCATTTCTGGTGCCAAGTACATACCGATACCCACAATTGAACACGAAGCTCGAACAAGCGTTTCCAACCAGTTTTTCATTTACTGCGAGATTTTCAGAGTTGAAAATCTACTAAAAAGATATCGAGGACTGGAAATGTCTATGTTACCTCTTCTATCAGCACTGGCTGGAAATGACTATGTGGAAACTCATCAATTTGAGAAATTCTATTCGCAACTGGGTATAGGACAACGTTTCCCAGCACATATGAGAGTTGATAGCGTGCTTCATTGGCTCAGGAGGGTCGGTGATTTTGATTCTGCTCGACGAAAG ATTCTCAGAACTATAGGAGCGAATGATCAAAGCTTCgtttcaaagaaaatagaagaaactaTAGAGAGTTGCAACTGTAAAAACCTAACAGTGGAAAGTTATCTGCCTTCGATAATTATTGGTCATTCATCAAAACCTGATCTTTGTAACCTGGGAACAAACCAAGTGCAAGGAAATGTTCAGACGATATCTCAGGTGGAATCTGCTATCAAATTTCCCGATTGGCTGTTGAATAGTTGCAGAAAAGGGTTGATCAACAGCTCCGTAATTGAAATCTTCACTTTGAAAACATGTATCTCAAATCCTCAGGTCGAAGatttctctctcacaccctGTCATGAAGTGAGTATTCCATTGATTATGGCTCTTATTAGAATCATTCATGGTGAAGGAAAAGTGACTGTTGACTACTGGGGAAGACTCAACAAAACTTCATTTGGAAAATATCGCTTACAATCATCGAACATTGCTTATCCCAATTTAGAAAATTCACTTGAACTTTCTATAGAGAATAAAACTAGTATGTTTTTGAAACTACTAAATGTCCCTGCTGACTTTTGCGTTGATATTTTTCCGGATGAGTGGAAACTGTACCTGTGCACAATCATCTATTGGATGAAGAAAACTACCGTTCCTTTGATTACTGATGCTCATGTCATGTCATTAGTTCTATGTATGATAGCTCTCAATATCATAGATGGAAAGCTAGGGTTTGTACGTGAAGTGAGCCAATTCCTCAAAAGCTATCGTAACAAGTGGCCTTCTATCAGCCCTTTGACATCTCATCGTGATTTGAAGGATTTATTACTTCAAATCGACGAAAATGACTGCATTTTGTGTTTCGATTCTTTTTTAAAATTCCAGCATTTGAaccaaaatttaatttcaaacccGGCATTATTCTCTCGTTCAATTATCCATGCTTTTGCACAATTACAAAGCTGCTTACATTATTCCAtgataatcaattcaattatgaattttcCGTTCAAGCAATGCGTAGTTCATAAACTGTTTTCGGGCACATTCATTTATAATGTTTACTCAGAAATTATCAGCCATAAAAATGCCGAAGAAGTTCCAAAAAAGCTGCTTTGTAAATCGCCAAAACTATTTAAGGTGTACAGAACACTAGTTTCGGCGATATGTAGGCCTACACCTACTATTGCATCATCGACGGCTACTCACCATAAACGTTCTAAAAAAGAAGAACGTTGA